The following DNA comes from Acidobacteriota bacterium.
ACCCCCGCGTGCGCGCAGGCTTCAGCAGGCCGGGGCCCTTGGCCTGCGGGCCGACCTCGATACCCCTGGGGTTGCCTCCCCGGTCCTTCGTCGCGCGCGGCACGCTCTTCGGCACGCGCGCCGTGCTGATGCCGAGCACGTCGCCGACGGCTCGCGTCGTCTTCCTGGTGGCCGGCTTGGCCTTCTTCGCAACTGCAGCGGAGGTCTTCCTGGCGGCTCGCGTCGCCGTCTTCTTCGAGGACGTCGCGACCCTCTTGACCGACTTCGCGACCGCCTTCGCAGCGCCCGCGCTCTTCTTCGTTGCCTTCTTCGCGACCGTCTTCGCCTTCGACACCGTCTTCTTCACCGCACGTCGTGCCATGCTCTCTCCTTGGAAGCAATGCGTGGTGGGGGAATACCGCTGAGGCGATTATACGTCACGCCCCGCGTGCCTCACGGCTTCTCGGCGTGTCGCGCTCGAGAGCTGAGCGCGATGCGAGCGCGCGTGTCAGGTCGTCTTCATCCAGGCCGCGGTGTTGTGGAAGCTCGTGACGACACCGCCCGGCGGGTTGATCTCGTCGCAGGCGCGGCGTTCCTCCTCCGTGAGCCGCATCTCGAGCACCGGCAGCACGTCTGCCAATTGGTCCAGCGTTCGCGGGCCGACGATGGGTGAGGTGACGCCTGGCTGGTCCTTGCACCAGAGCAGCGCGAGCTGGCCTGGCGTCCTGCCAGACAACTGCGCGAGCTCGGCGAACCGCGTGCCGGCGGCGATGCCCCGCGGGGTGACGCGACGCGCGTAGATGCTGTCGGGGAGTCGAGCCGCGCGGGAGTCGACGGGTGGCGCCGACGCGGACGTGTAGCGTCCTGCCAGCACGCCCTGTGCCAGCGGCGCCCACGGCAGAATCGCCAGCTGGTAGCGTTCGGCGAGCGGAATCAGCTCGTTCTCGATTCGTCGATCGAGGAGGTTGTACGGCGGCTGCTCGCTGACGTAGCGCGCCAGGCGCAGCCGTTCGCTCGTCGCCAGCGCCTCCATGACCATCCACGCCGGGTGCGTCGAGCAACCGATATAGCGCACCTTGCCGGCGCGCACGAGGTCGGTGAGGGCACCGAGCGTCTCCTCCACCGGCACGTCGGGGTCTGGCCGGTGCACCTGATAG
Coding sequences within:
- a CDS encoding aldo/keto reductase — protein: MPLRLLGRTGVRVSPLCLGAFNFGAATDADTAIRIVHTALDAGINIVDTADSYNEGRSEEIVGRALAGRRDRVLVATKVHYPTGPGVNDRGNSRHHVLRACDASLRRLQTDYIDLYQVHRPDPDVPVEETLGALTDLVRAGKVRYIGCSTHPAWMVMEALATSERLRLARYVSEQPPYNLLDRRIENELIPLAERYQLAILPWAPLAQGVLAGRYTSASAPPVDSRAARLPDSIYARRVTPRGIAAGTRFAELAQLSGRTPGQLALLWCKDQPGVTSPIVGPRTLDQLADVLPVLEMRLTEEERRACDEINPPGGVVTSFHNTAAWMKTT